TGGCTGAGCACGAAGCGCTCGGCGACCTCGACGTGCGCCGGGTCCAGGCGGTCGGCGTAGCGCTCGAGGAAGCCCGGCAGCAGCGCCGCGTGCAGCGCCTGCGTCAGCGGCGAGTCGGGGTTCAGCCAGCCCTCCACCGCGAGCCCGAGGTCGCCCAGGACGGGCGCGTGCAGCGCGGCCATCGCCTCCACGGCCTGGCGCGCCTCCGGCGCCGTGCAGCCGGTCACCTGGTCGCCCTGGGCGCCGTCGACCACGTCCTCGAGCACGAGGGTGAACCAGCCGTCGGCCTCGTCGTAGGTCGCCAGGTGACAGCCGGCGAGCGGCCCGCGCAGCCGGTCGGCGAGCTCGCGGTAGAAGCGGACCTCGCGCGCGTAGGCGCCCATGCCCACGCCGGTCGCGCGGCTCGTCGTGTCGTCGGAGGCGAGCTTCACCACGACGGACTCCTCGGCGCCGCCGCCGGCCGGGTCGCGGAAGCGCACGCGGTGGCTCTGGCTCATCTGGCCCGTGCCGATCCGCGCGCGGTCCAGCAGCTCGAGGCGGCGGCCGAGCACCTCCGCGAGCCAGCCGGCGGTGATCAGGTCAGGGGTCCGGATGAGCATCGGCGCGACCCTAACCGCGCGTCGGGGCTCCGGCGCGACCTGCGCAGTTCCGCCGCAGACGGTGCGAACATCTGTTCGTGTCGTGCGCCACCCCGATCCTCCACGCGGACGCCGATGCGTTCTACGCGGCGGTGGCCCAGCGCGACGACCCGGCACTGCGCCGGCGGCCGGTCGCGGTCGGCGGCTGGGTCGTCATGGCGGCCTCCTACGAGGCGCGCGCCTTCGGGGTGCGGGGCGGGATGCCCCCGCCGCCGCGCGCCGGCGGTGCCCCGAGCTCGTGGTCGTCGAGTCCGACTTCGCGGCCTACCGCGAGGCCAGCGACCAGCTCTTCGCCGCCTTCCGCGAGGCCGCGCCGATCGTCCAGGCGGGCTCGATGGAGGAGGCCTTCCTCGACGTCCGCGACGTCGGCCGCGACCCCGGCGAGCTCGCCACCGCGCTGCGCGCGCGGGTGCGCGAGGAGGCCGGGCTCGCCCTGACGGTCGGCGTCGCCCGCACGAAGGTCCTGGCGAAGCTCGCGAGCCGCTCCGCGAAGCCCGACGGCCTGCGCGTGGTCGCCCCCGCGGACGAGCTGGCCTTCCTGCACCCGCTCGCGCTCGAGGACGTCTGGGGCGTCGGACCGGCGACGGCGGGCAGGCTGCGCGCCCACGGCGTCCTGACCGTCGGCCAGGCGGCGGGGCTCGACGAGGCGACGCTCATGCGCCTGGCCGGCAAGGCGGCCGGGCGCTACGTCCACACGATCGCCCGCAACGAGGACCTGCGGCCCGTCCAGCGCCGGCGGGGACGCCGCTCCTTCGGCGCTCAGCGCTCCCTCGGCCGGCGCCCGCGGACGCTGCGCGACGTCGACGAGGCGCTCGCCGGACTCGTCGACCGCGTCGCCGAGCGCCTGCAGCGCGCCGGCCGGGCGGGCCGGACGGTCGTCCTGCGCCTGCGCCACCGCGACATGTCGCGCACCACCCGCTCGTGCACGCTGCACCGCGCGACGGCGGAGGCGCCCCCGCTGCTCACCGCCGCCCGGGGCCTCCTGCACGCCGCCGTCCCGCTCCTGCGCGCCCGCGGCATCACGCTCGTGGGCGTCACCGTCACCAACCTCGACGGTCCGGGCCTCGGGGAGCAGCTGCGCCTCGCGCTCGACCCGCCATCCGGATCGGACGGTCACCGGGAGCTGACTGGTCAAGTTGACACAGCTTCGTGGTCCATGTGACGATGGCGTACGGGCACGCCGCCGGGCTGCTTTCGTCGGCACGCCCGGCGGCGACCGCCCTCGTTGTGGGAGGCTCGCACCGTCCACGAGCAGGAGGCGACGCGGTGCGGCGGATGAGGGGCGGGGTCCTGGCGGCGGTGACGGCGTGTGCGCTGCTCGCCGGCGGCGCGACGACGGCGGCGAGCGCCGCGTCGCAGGGCGTCAACGACTGGACCTGCGAGCCCAGCGCCGAGCACCCGCGGCCGCTCGTCCTCGTCCACGGCCTGGGCGCGAACGGTCCGACGAACTGGGGCTACCTGGCGCCGCGCCTCGCGCAGGCGGGGTGGTGCGTGTACTTCCTGACCTACGGCGTGGACCCGCGGACGGCGCTGCTGCCCTACCGCCCGGGCGGCACGATCCCGATGGAGCGCAGCGCGCCCGAGCTGCGGGCGTTCGTCGACCGTGTGCTCGCGTCGACCGGCGCGTCGCAGGTCGACCTGGTCGGTCACTCCGAGGGGACCGTCATGCCGCGGTACTACCTCGAGCGCCTCGGCGGCGCCCCGAAGGTCAAGCGCTTCGTGGCGCTCACGCCCCTGTGGCGGGGGACCGACGTCCTGGGCCTCGCGACGCTCAAGGCCCTGGCGCCGCCGGTGCTCGGCGACCTCGCGGTGAAGCTCGCGGTGAAGCTCGTGGCGAGCCTCTGCGGGTCCTGCCCGCAGTTCCTCAAGGGCTCGGCGTACCTCAACGACCTCAACGCCGACGGCGAGGCCGTGCCCGGCATCGAGCACACGAACATCATGACCCGCTACGACGAGCTCGTGCAGCCGTACACGAGCGGCGTCATGCGCGACGGCGGGACGAACGTCGTGGTCCAGGACGTCTGCCCCGGGGACCTCTCCGAGCACGCGCTCGTGGCCTTCGACCCGGTGGTCCTCCAGCTCGTGCGCAACGCGCTGGACCCCGGGCGCGCCGCGCCGGTGCGCTGCTGAGCCCTCGTCGTCACACCACAAACCTCTCTGTGAAAATTGCGGATGACAACAAAGTCCTGATCTGGGAAGGTCGATCGCCCGCCCTGCCCAGGAGGACCGTCGTGCCCCAGTCCGTGTCGTCCAGCGAGAGCCGCACCACCACGGCCTCGATGTCGTCCAGCGCGCTCGTCGTGACCGACTACCTGCGCGAGCTGCGCGCCCAGGCCGGCTGGCGCCGCGCCCGCGTCGCCGCCACCAGCACCAGCGCCGCCGCCCGCGTGCGCGCCCAGCTGGCGCAGCGCCCGCCGCGCTAGCGGCTCCGTAGAGCTCCACAGGTCGGTCGCGTCCTCCTTGCGGAGGTCGCGGCCACGGCGGTCGCCGATGCTCCTCCCATGAAGCTCATCGACCGCTCCCCCGGCCTCTTCATCTGCGCCGCCTTCGCGGTGGTCTACGGCGTCATCGGCGTCGAGGCCTGGATGTGGACGGCCGCGTCCGTCGCCGCCGTGGCGGGGACGCTCACGCTCATCATCGCCGTCGCGCTGGCCATCGGCACCGCCTTCTACAAGCTCCTCGACGACGGCACGGACGCCCAGCCGGTCCCCGCGGCGACGCCCGAGCCCGTCGAGCGCCCGCAGGCCGTCCGCGTCCCGGCCGCGCGCCCCGCGCGTCCGGCGCCGCGAGTCCCCGCCGGCCTCGGGGTCTAGCCACGGCCGCTGCGCCCGGGCCGTCCTGGCGGCCCGGGCGCGGCGCCGTGCTCAGTGGTGCGCGTGGCCCGCGTACTCGCCGCGGCGCGCCAGCATCACGGCGAGCATCGCCGGCAGCATCGCGACGTGCTGGACCATCAGCGCGTCGTGCGTCGTCTCGAGCGTGCCGGTCGCCTGCAACGCGATCGCAGCGAGGGTCGGGACGACCATCGACGCGTTCATCTCGGTCGTCGGGGTCCAGCCGTGGCCGCGCCAGCGCATGTACGCGGTCATGGGGACGCACATCGAGACGCACATGCCGGCCAGGACGAGCGCGGGCGCGTCGTCGCGCAGCGCGTCCATGCCGGGGCCGGCGAGCTCGGCGACGCCGGCCATCCCGGCACCCAGGACGAGCATGCCGGCGACCATCACGAGGACCATCTCGACGTAGTGGCGGGTGAAGGTGAGAGCGGGGTGGGAGAGCGTCATGGCCGGCAGGCTACGCGGTACCCCCAGGGGGTACCAGAGGGCGTTCCGGACGCCCACCCCGACGATCCGGCCACCTGGGTCAGCGGCGCGGCGAGCAGGTGCGCAGGGTGCGCCGCTGCACGACCGTCCGGCCGCCGCGCAGCCGCAGGGCGATGCGCACGTGGTGGCGGCCGCGGGCCAGCCCGCGGAGGTCCACCCGCACGCGCGAGCGCAGGCCCGCCCACGTCCGCGGCCGTCGCCCGTCGACGGCCACCGAGGTCGAGACGACGCGGCCGCCGCGCGGGCGACGCAGGGCGACGGTCACGACGCGCCGGCTGCGGCAGCGCCCGCCGCGAGCCACGCCCGTCGCGGCGTCGGGGTCGTCCTGGCGGCGATGGGCGCCGGGCACGTGCCCGAGCCCCTCGTGGACGTGCTCCAGGACGCCGTCGCGCGTGTGCCCGTGGTGGCGGCGTCGCGGACGGGCAGCGGCCGGCTGCTGGCCGAGACCTACGGCTTCCCCG
The DNA window shown above is from Conexibacter sp. SYSU D00693 and carries:
- a CDS encoding alpha/beta fold hydrolase, coding for MRGGVLAAVTACALLAGGATTAASAASQGVNDWTCEPSAEHPRPLVLVHGLGANGPTNWGYLAPRLAQAGWCVYFLTYGVDPRTALLPYRPGGTIPMERSAPELRAFVDRVLASTGASQVDLVGHSEGTVMPRYYLERLGGAPKVKRFVALTPLWRGTDVLGLATLKALAPPVLGDLAVKLAVKLVASLCGSCPQFLKGSAYLNDLNADGEAVPGIEHTNIMTRYDELVQPYTSGVMRDGGTNVVVQDVCPGDLSEHALVAFDPVVLQLVRNALDPGRAAPVRC
- a CDS encoding DNA polymerase IV (involved in translesion DNA polymerization with beta clamp of polymerase III; belongs to Y family of polymerases; does not contain proofreading function), whose translation is MVVESDFAAYREASDQLFAAFREAAPIVQAGSMEEAFLDVRDVGRDPGELATALRARVREEAGLALTVGVARTKVLAKLASRSAKPDGLRVVAPADELAFLHPLALEDVWGVGPATAGRLRAHGVLTVGQAAGLDEATLMRLAGKAAGRYVHTIARNEDLRPVQRRRGRRSFGAQRSLGRRPRTLRDVDEALAGLVDRVAERLQRAGRAGRTVVLRLRHRDMSRTTRSCTLHRATAEAPPLLTAARGLLHAAVPLLRARGITLVGVTVTNLDGPGLGEQLRLALDPPSGSDGHRELTGQVDTASWSM